Proteins encoded by one window of Rhodobacteraceae bacterium IMCC1335:
- a CDS encoding IS3 family transposase, whose protein sequence is MTRAQLRQAVIHTRQKLDISERRACAVLDVARSSLRYQAKPVDDTELRLAMIRLAKQYGWYGYRKVTALLRMEGWRVNHKRIERLWNEEGLQLPRRHKKRKRLYHKDSSIIRLRPTHPNHIWAIDFVHDKLSNGHSYKMFTVLDEYTREALCVAVRSKMNANDVLETLHPLLIKHGKPEFIRSDNGPEFIATHLQDWLKKVGIKPMQIYPGSPWENGLEFWCPGEDSNLHVHTDTST, encoded by the coding sequence CTGACGCGGGCTCAGCTTCGTCAGGCTGTTATTCATACGCGTCAAAAGCTGGATATTTCTGAGCGGCGTGCTTGCGCTGTTCTGGATGTAGCCCGCTCAAGTCTGCGCTATCAAGCCAAACCAGTAGATGATACCGAACTACGCTTGGCGATGATCCGGCTGGCCAAGCAATATGGGTGGTATGGCTATAGGAAAGTCACCGCCCTGCTGCGCATGGAAGGCTGGCGTGTTAACCACAAGAGGATCGAGCGCTTATGGAACGAAGAAGGTTTGCAGCTGCCGCGCCGGCACAAGAAGCGCAAACGGCTTTATCATAAAGACAGCTCCATCATCAGGTTGCGGCCCACACATCCCAACCATATTTGGGCGATCGACTTTGTGCACGATAAGCTTAGCAATGGGCACAGCTATAAAATGTTCACGGTTCTAGATGAATATACCCGTGAAGCGCTCTGCGTGGCAGTGCGGTCCAAAATGAATGCGAACGACGTTTTGGAGACATTGCACCCGCTGCTGATTAAACATGGTAAGCCAGAGTTTATTCGCTCTGACAACGGACCCGAGTTTATTGCCACGCATCTACAGGACTGGCTGAAGAAGGTTGGGATCAAACCAATGCAAATCTATCCGGGCAGCCCTTGGGAAAATGGGCTAGAATTTTGGTGCCCAGGAGAGGACTCGAACCTCCACGTCCATACAGACACTAGCACCTGA
- a CDS encoding transposase: MARKRYSDEDVLKLLREIDVHLHDGLDVVSACRKAGISDKSYYYWRKKFGGLSRSQVSEMKLLKKENERLKKIVADLQLDKLILKESLDHLKPRA, from the coding sequence ATGGCTCGAAAGCGTTATTCTGATGAAGATGTGTTGAAGTTATTGCGCGAGATTGATGTTCATTTGCACGATGGTTTGGACGTTGTGAGTGCGTGTCGCAAAGCTGGGATTTCAGATAAGAGTTATTATTACTGGCGTAAGAAGTTTGGAGGCCTTTCTCGTTCGCAGGTTTCGGAGATGAAATTGCTCAAGAAAGAAAACGAGCGCTTGAAGAAGATCGTCGCTGACTTGCAGTTAGACAAATTGATCCTGAAGGAGAGCCTTGATCATCTAAAGCCGCGGGCCTGA
- a CDS encoding methyltransferase domain-containing protein: MSDPFHDVDSAGIEFAEATAKTMEIRQSEPVMEKIVNDYLIELEFTTDRPTVEIGCGPGAITRRIAKHAKGTQVIGFDPSSNYIDIARNQSGDLNNLEFQVFDGDRIPLNDGGAESVIMHTVLSHVIDPSKLIAEAYRVLGNGGKLVICDADFSKATLSSSLEDPLALASSYFVRSHVTDPNLLKKIGPLCSSAGFAVDKFDMASRVVMGDGMRMWVEVAAKAMTDGQDISPQLGEALVAEYDHRVKEKKLYGFLPFFTFIALKL, translated from the coding sequence ATGAGCGATCCCTTTCACGATGTTGACAGCGCGGGTATCGAATTTGCTGAAGCTACAGCAAAAACCATGGAGATACGGCAATCCGAACCTGTAATGGAAAAGATTGTAAATGATTACCTAATTGAACTTGAGTTTACGACTGATAGACCAACTGTTGAGATTGGTTGTGGACCAGGAGCTATTACCCGGCGCATCGCAAAGCATGCTAAGGGAACTCAAGTGATAGGCTTCGATCCGTCATCCAATTACATCGATATAGCTCGTAACCAATCTGGCGACCTTAACAATCTTGAGTTTCAGGTTTTTGATGGTGACAGGATTCCTCTAAACGACGGAGGAGCAGAGAGCGTAATTATGCATACTGTGCTTTCGCATGTGATTGATCCAAGTAAATTAATTGCAGAAGCATATCGGGTCTTAGGAAATGGTGGTAAACTAGTGATATGTGACGCTGATTTTTCAAAGGCCACTTTATCGTCTTCGTTGGAAGACCCACTCGCATTAGCATCTTCGTATTTTGTCAGAAGCCATGTTACTGACCCAAATTTATTGAAAAAAATAGGGCCTTTGTGTTCTTCAGCAGGTTTTGCAGTTGATAAATTTGATATGGCAAGCAGAGTGGTCATGGGCGATGGGATGCGGATGTGGGTGGAAGTTGCAGCTAAGGCAATGACTGATGGCCAAGATATAAGCCCTCAGCTGGGGGAAGCGCTCGTGGCTGAATATGATCATCGGGTCAAAGAAAAGAAACTGTATGGTTTTTTACCATTTTTTACATTTATTGCCTTAAAGCTCTGA
- a CDS encoding DUF2924 domain-containing protein — MRLDLDGLADASREALMSEWRKLVGRPPPKHLSRPLMVQILSHTYQLDTMGGYTKRLDSRLKSAARRDVVRPAFKPGSRFVREYHGITHVVEVGDDGRFMWSEQSFKSLSHTARAITGYNVSGYQFFGVRP; from the coding sequence ATGAGACTCGATTTAGATGGTTTGGCTGATGCCTCGCGCGAGGCGTTAATGTCAGAATGGCGAAAGTTGGTTGGTCGCCCTCCTCCGAAGCACTTAAGTCGGCCCCTGATGGTGCAGATCCTCAGTCATACCTATCAGCTGGATACTATGGGCGGATATACAAAGCGTTTGGATAGTCGCCTCAAGAGTGCAGCGAGGCGCGATGTTGTGCGCCCTGCCTTTAAACCCGGAAGCCGCTTTGTGCGCGAGTATCATGGGATCACCCATGTGGTTGAGGTTGGTGATGACGGGCGCTTTATGTGGAGCGAGCAGAGCTTTAAGTCCCTCTCTCATACAGCACGCGCTATTACTGGCTATAATGTCTCGGGCTATCAGTTCTTTGGGGTACGCCCATGA
- a CDS encoding recombinase family protein encodes MSVLGKPVVRAAVYTRKSSDEGLDQEFNSLDAQHEACSAYIASQRHEGWKLIKKRYDDGGISGGTLERPALKALLSDVESGLIDMIVVYKIDRLTRSLSDFAKLIDCLDAKGCSFVSVTQSFNTSSSMGRLTLNVLLSFAQFEREVTAERIRDKIAASKKKGMWMGGMVPWGYKVHSDPKIQSLEICEVRSSDIRHVYDLYEQLGCLSKVKRSVDTLWPERNWSRGRIHNILINPIYIGKIRHKRDVYEGLHAAIIDQGQFDRVQDQLQRRSVIKRGKHPSRGPSAFLVGKVYDETGDRLTPSRSKKSSGRVIRYYYSNRLISGGADPTGWRLRADMLEGLLSEIVVTRLTEALNQFRLAPQIKPHALVGAKERLEQLDIKGTLDLITRIDLCETKASIQLDVEKVAALIQVDPNKLDLEFLRVEEPVILRKRTNGTKLTWVGYKGEPNHALIRAIVTAQAWVEEIKAGRSMSDIMQAHNIPEGMIWKRIRLAFLSPEVLQVIVDGTSNRDLTIKMLTRHDLPLDWSKQQALFLS; translated from the coding sequence ATGAGCGTCCTTGGAAAGCCCGTAGTGCGCGCAGCTGTCTATACACGCAAAAGCTCTGATGAAGGTCTTGATCAAGAGTTCAACTCTCTGGATGCACAGCATGAAGCCTGCAGTGCCTATATTGCCTCACAGCGCCATGAAGGCTGGAAGCTGATAAAAAAGCGATATGATGATGGGGGTATCTCAGGAGGTACACTAGAGCGCCCTGCCCTTAAGGCTTTGCTCTCTGACGTAGAAAGTGGTCTGATAGATATGATTGTGGTCTATAAGATAGATAGGCTCACACGGTCTTTGTCTGACTTTGCAAAGCTGATTGATTGTTTGGACGCGAAGGGCTGTTCTTTTGTCTCTGTGACGCAATCCTTTAATACCTCCTCATCCATGGGACGGCTGACGCTTAATGTTCTCTTATCTTTTGCCCAGTTTGAGCGAGAGGTCACAGCAGAGCGTATTCGCGATAAGATCGCAGCCTCCAAGAAGAAAGGCATGTGGATGGGCGGCATGGTGCCCTGGGGCTATAAAGTGCACTCTGATCCAAAGATACAGTCTTTAGAAATATGTGAGGTGCGATCCTCTGATATCCGGCATGTCTATGATCTCTATGAGCAGCTTGGATGTCTGAGCAAAGTAAAGCGTTCTGTAGATACACTCTGGCCTGAGAGAAACTGGAGCCGTGGGCGCATACACAACATTCTGATCAATCCCATCTATATAGGAAAGATCAGACACAAACGGGATGTCTATGAAGGCCTCCACGCAGCTATTATAGACCAAGGCCAATTTGATCGGGTTCAGGACCAGCTGCAAAGGAGGTCAGTCATCAAGCGGGGCAAGCATCCCTCTCGGGGGCCCTCTGCCTTTCTGGTTGGAAAAGTCTATGATGAGACAGGAGACAGATTAACACCGTCCCGGTCCAAGAAATCATCTGGGAGAGTTATCAGGTACTATTACTCAAACCGTCTCATATCAGGCGGCGCTGATCCGACCGGGTGGCGCCTGCGGGCAGATATGTTGGAGGGGCTGCTGAGTGAGATAGTAGTAACGAGGTTAACAGAAGCACTCAATCAGTTCAGGTTGGCGCCGCAGATCAAGCCCCATGCGTTGGTTGGGGCTAAAGAGCGGTTAGAGCAGTTGGATATCAAAGGCACGCTGGATCTGATAACGCGGATTGATCTCTGTGAGACGAAGGCAAGTATCCAGCTTGATGTTGAGAAAGTAGCTGCGCTCATTCAAGTCGATCCAAATAAACTAGATTTGGAGTTCTTGCGTGTTGAGGAACCCGTGATCCTAAGAAAGCGCACGAATGGGACCAAGCTCACCTGGGTTGGCTATAAGGGAGAGCCCAATCATGCCCTTATAAGAGCTATTGTAACAGCTCAGGCTTGGGTGGAAGAAATCAAGGCAGGTCGGTCCATGTCCGATATTATGCAAGCCCATAATATTCCTGAGGGCATGATCTGGAAGCGCATACGCCTTGCCTTTTTATCTCCTGAGGTTCTCCAAGTCATTGTAGACGGTACAAGCAATCGAGACCTTACAATCAAGATGCTCACCCGGCATGATCTGCCCCTTGATTGGTCTAAACAACAGGCCCTGTTTTTGAGCTGA
- a CDS encoding DUF4102 domain-containing protein gives MGKRLSAQYLNSSLEAGRYYDDAGTGLHIYVRKSGSKSWSQKLRFRGKQIELGLGSYPAVTLSEARRKAAENKVLASEGINPKVPRQEAVTTPTFAEIADVVIRIKKAELSNEKHKAQWRSTLETYAFPKLGQLPVNEIAIDDIQQVLEPIWKDKTETASRVRGRIQAVLDYAIVKKYRPAPNPAVWEGNLSVLLPSKPKSRLNQPALALEDAPRWWRELKRRDGAGAKALMLLTLTAARSGEIRGIRWDEITLFARDVSSEKRYVGIWTRPAARMKAKVAHRVPITSAMLDLLPQENNQTGLIFASKSGKALSDMTLSALMRRMHRADETGYVDKTSGRPAVPHGIRSTFRDWVAEGGHSREAAEFQLAHKFGSEVEHAYYRTDLIDARAELMNKWYAFLEGSS, from the coding sequence ATGGGCAAACGACTTAGCGCACAGTATCTCAATTCATCGTTGGAAGCCGGTCGTTACTACGATGACGCCGGTACAGGTCTTCACATCTATGTCCGGAAAAGTGGCTCGAAAAGCTGGTCGCAAAAGCTGCGCTTCAGAGGCAAGCAAATCGAGCTTGGCTTAGGCAGCTATCCCGCAGTGACACTGTCTGAGGCTCGCCGTAAAGCGGCTGAAAACAAAGTTCTGGCGTCAGAGGGAATTAATCCAAAAGTTCCACGACAAGAAGCAGTCACCACCCCAACGTTCGCGGAAATTGCCGACGTAGTGATCCGAATTAAAAAGGCTGAATTGTCAAACGAAAAGCACAAGGCCCAATGGCGTTCAACATTAGAAACCTATGCATTCCCTAAGCTTGGCCAGCTACCGGTGAATGAGATTGCCATTGATGATATTCAGCAGGTTTTAGAACCCATCTGGAAAGATAAAACGGAAACTGCCAGCAGGGTACGAGGCCGCATTCAGGCTGTCTTAGATTATGCGATAGTCAAGAAATACAGGCCTGCACCAAATCCGGCTGTTTGGGAGGGCAATCTTTCAGTCTTACTGCCATCAAAGCCCAAATCTCGATTGAACCAGCCCGCCCTAGCGCTGGAAGATGCGCCCCGTTGGTGGAGGGAGCTAAAACGCCGCGATGGTGCTGGCGCCAAGGCCTTAATGCTTCTAACGCTCACGGCCGCGCGATCTGGTGAAATCAGGGGCATTCGCTGGGATGAGATTACACTGTTTGCCAGAGATGTGTCTTCGGAAAAAAGATATGTCGGCATCTGGACAAGGCCAGCCGCGAGAATGAAGGCAAAGGTCGCGCATCGAGTACCAATAACCTCTGCAATGCTCGACCTTCTGCCTCAGGAAAACAATCAAACCGGTCTTATATTCGCGTCCAAGTCAGGCAAAGCCCTTTCCGACATGACGCTTTCTGCGCTGATGCGAAGAATGCATCGAGCAGATGAAACCGGCTATGTGGATAAAACAAGTGGGCGGCCAGCGGTTCCTCACGGCATAAGGTCCACGTTCCGCGATTGGGTTGCAGAAGGCGGACATTCGCGAGAAGCCGCGGAATTTCAGCTCGCGCATAAGTTTGGAAGCGAAGTCGAGCATGCATACTATCGAACCGATCTAATCGATGCCCGCGCTGAGTTGATGAACAAATGGTACGCATTTTTGGAGGGTAGCTCATGA
- a CDS encoding AlpA family phage regulatory protein, translating to MVPQIFRRRQLEEQLGLTRSSIYKMMENGEFPRPIKLGRRAVGWRADEVANWLDKLQEASSDE from the coding sequence ATGGTTCCACAGATATTTCGCAGGCGACAACTCGAAGAGCAGTTAGGCCTTACACGCAGCTCGATCTATAAGATGATGGAGAACGGCGAGTTTCCGAGGCCAATAAAGCTCGGGCGGCGTGCCGTTGGATGGCGCGCTGACGAAGTTGCGAATTGGCTAGACAAATTGCAGGAGGCATCTTCAGATGAATGA
- a CDS encoding AAA family ATPase: protein MTIDCTMEQIIGLLNLEPTFKSAHELRFGKKGSLSVNLAQNSWYDFEHQIGGGMLDFIVHHGQAKDRASAAQWLKENGLIAPSGPAQNPKPIERAHIYRDESGTPIKKSIKFMDGSWRQMGWYEGQWRPKVKGLRDIPYQLDQLAADTSDGMLFVFEGEKDVDRAITLGLLATCNAGGAGNWKPALNQFVKERVICVVPDNDSAGFEHATKLLHGFDKDGIEAFMLTSYLDGLKDKGDFSDWLELEGNTIEKFISLAEADLANRQPPEQVYLEKFGIKPASALFNMHFEPLRFLYDGLIPAVGLTLLAALPKVGKSWFVLNLAKHIDADGIPVHYLAAEDNERRLKDRVLAVFGGYVQHLTYHAVMSTEEKLPRGAAALSHIELVAKGTKAQCVVIDTVQSILMPSANNKNYDQTVEEYDGLRKLAHKLGIAIVVVHHCKKTSDVSSAPLEKVIGSIGITGTAETILVMEQQTGTKDCKLYVTGKDVEQCEKYLSWNGHGFDIGDDVREAQLGATQKLVLELIRESPRCMQKHIVDTIGKDQGQVSRAIDRLIEVGLVVKKEGRLMAQ, encoded by the coding sequence ATGACAATAGATTGTACGATGGAGCAGATTATCGGATTGCTGAATTTGGAGCCAACTTTCAAGTCAGCACACGAATTAAGGTTTGGCAAAAAAGGTTCACTAAGCGTCAACCTCGCTCAAAACAGCTGGTATGATTTTGAACACCAGATAGGGGGTGGGATGCTGGACTTTATCGTCCATCATGGCCAAGCCAAAGACAGAGCATCCGCAGCACAGTGGCTGAAGGAAAATGGACTGATTGCGCCTTCTGGACCGGCACAAAATCCTAAGCCAATTGAGCGCGCACACATTTATCGCGATGAAAGCGGCACACCTATCAAGAAGAGCATCAAATTTATGGATGGCTCTTGGCGGCAGATGGGTTGGTATGAGGGGCAATGGAGGCCAAAAGTTAAGGGGCTTCGAGATATACCCTATCAACTGGACCAGTTGGCGGCGGACACGTCTGACGGAATGCTTTTTGTCTTCGAGGGTGAAAAAGATGTTGATAGAGCAATTACACTTGGCCTGCTGGCGACATGTAACGCTGGCGGTGCTGGAAACTGGAAGCCCGCGCTCAATCAATTTGTTAAGGAGCGCGTAATCTGTGTTGTACCTGACAATGACAGCGCAGGGTTTGAGCATGCAACAAAGCTGCTTCATGGCTTCGACAAAGATGGGATCGAAGCTTTTATGCTCACATCTTACCTTGACGGCCTCAAAGACAAAGGCGATTTCTCTGATTGGCTAGAACTTGAGGGCAATACGATTGAAAAGTTCATCTCGCTTGCCGAGGCGGACCTAGCCAACAGGCAGCCGCCAGAACAAGTTTATTTAGAAAAGTTCGGCATCAAACCAGCGAGCGCGCTGTTCAATATGCATTTTGAGCCTCTGCGCTTTCTCTATGATGGCCTGATACCAGCTGTAGGCCTTACGCTTTTGGCTGCGCTGCCCAAGGTTGGTAAATCATGGTTTGTATTGAACTTGGCAAAGCACATAGACGCTGATGGCATTCCCGTTCATTACCTAGCTGCCGAAGATAATGAGCGACGCCTGAAAGATCGTGTTCTAGCAGTATTCGGAGGTTACGTTCAGCACCTTACTTACCATGCCGTAATGTCGACAGAGGAAAAGCTACCACGCGGTGCAGCAGCTCTTTCCCACATTGAACTGGTCGCCAAGGGAACAAAGGCACAGTGCGTAGTCATCGATACGGTGCAGAGCATTCTGATGCCCAGCGCCAATAATAAAAATTACGACCAGACCGTCGAAGAATATGACGGCCTGCGCAAACTCGCACATAAGCTCGGAATAGCGATTGTCGTTGTGCATCACTGCAAAAAGACGTCAGACGTGTCCAGCGCGCCGTTGGAAAAGGTTATCGGCAGCATTGGAATAACCGGCACAGCAGAAACGATCCTTGTTATGGAGCAACAGACTGGCACCAAAGACTGCAAGCTGTATGTGACCGGCAAAGACGTCGAGCAGTGCGAGAAGTATTTAAGCTGGAATGGGCATGGCTTTGATATTGGCGATGACGTTCGTGAAGCTCAGCTCGGCGCAACGCAGAAACTCGTGCTTGAGCTGATCAGGGAAAGCCCGCGCTGCATGCAAAAGCATATCGTGGACACGATCGGTAAGGATCAGGGCCAAGTTTCAAGGGCTATAGATCGGCTTATTGAGGTCGGTTTGGTCGTCAAAAAAGAGGGTAGGCTCATGGCGCAGTAG
- a CDS encoding D-alanyl-D-alanine carboxypeptidase: MFCICALIGQVAWSFDTKAKAAYAIDLTSGSVLLSKNSETPLPPASMSKLMTLYMAFEFIRAGRLSLDEKLPVSEHAAGYGGSTMFLDTSDRVTVEDLLRGIIVLSGNDACAVIAEALSPDGTEAGFATMMTQRAKQLGMKQSTFTNSNGWPQIGHAMSAHDLVLLAATLIKDFPEFYPLFAEQRFEFDGRAPANTQNRNPLLKLQIGADGLKTGHTEEAGYGLVGSAIQGERRIVFALSGLGSARERAEEAEAMVNWAFRQFSLRPLSSKGTPLASAPVWNGSEKSVALALNKDLQVLVPIMSKDSLALRIEYNGPIPAPIKQGDKIADLIVSSDGLLDSRYDLFAVTSIPVGGFSARLRTAAITLKNMLIDGPEAAF, translated from the coding sequence ATGTTCTGCATCTGCGCGTTAATAGGGCAGGTAGCCTGGTCATTTGATACCAAAGCCAAAGCCGCCTACGCGATTGATTTAACCAGCGGCTCGGTGCTGCTGTCAAAAAACTCAGAAACGCCCTTGCCGCCGGCTTCTATGTCAAAACTGATGACGCTTTATATGGCATTCGAGTTTATTCGGGCGGGCCGTTTAAGCCTTGATGAAAAGCTCCCCGTTTCTGAACATGCGGCTGGCTATGGTGGCTCAACAATGTTTCTGGATACATCCGATCGCGTCACGGTGGAAGATCTCTTGCGCGGGATTATTGTGTTATCTGGAAATGATGCCTGCGCGGTCATCGCCGAAGCCCTATCGCCCGATGGAACCGAAGCGGGCTTTGCCACTATGATGACGCAGCGCGCGAAACAACTTGGAATGAAACAGTCAACTTTTACAAATTCCAATGGGTGGCCACAGATCGGACACGCGATGAGCGCACATGATCTAGTCCTTTTAGCAGCTACTCTGATCAAAGATTTTCCAGAATTCTATCCGCTTTTCGCCGAACAACGCTTTGAATTTGATGGAAGAGCCCCTGCCAATACGCAAAACCGGAACCCTTTGTTGAAATTGCAGATCGGAGCTGACGGGTTAAAAACGGGTCATACAGAAGAAGCCGGATATGGGCTTGTAGGATCGGCCATACAGGGCGAACGCCGTATTGTGTTTGCGCTTTCAGGCTTGGGGTCGGCGCGCGAGCGTGCGGAGGAAGCAGAAGCGATGGTGAATTGGGCCTTCCGGCAATTCTCGCTGCGCCCCCTAAGCTCGAAAGGTACCCCGCTGGCATCGGCGCCAGTTTGGAATGGCAGCGAAAAATCAGTTGCTTTGGCTTTAAACAAAGACCTTCAAGTTTTGGTGCCCATTATGAGCAAAGACAGCTTGGCGTTGCGGATTGAGTATAATGGACCTATCCCCGCCCCCATTAAACAGGGCGATAAAATAGCGGATCTGATCGTTTCATCTGACGGTTTACTCGATAGCCGCTACGATCTTTTCGCGGTAACTTCAATACCAGTTGGTGGGTTTTCTGCACGGCTGAGGACTGCGGCGATTACGCTGAAAAATATGCTGATCGACGGTCCAGAGGCGGCATTTTGA
- the tmk gene encoding dTMP kinase: MNYPGRFITFEGIDGSGKSTQTKLLAARLQDEGFDIILTREPGGSEGAEEIRDLVLQGATDRWSAETEILLFTAARRDHIERTILPALAQGKIVICDRFADSTRMYQGISRGNLRALVDQLHHLMIPYDPDITILIDMDPEIGLKRAKARATSEERFEDFGLDLQKRMRSGFLELAREFDTRIAVVNGNRDIPELAETIYQRVKLAFS; this comes from the coding sequence TTGAACTATCCCGGCCGTTTCATCACGTTTGAGGGCATAGACGGGTCTGGCAAATCAACGCAAACCAAGCTTTTGGCGGCGCGCTTGCAAGACGAAGGATTTGACATCATTTTAACCCGAGAACCCGGTGGCTCAGAAGGTGCCGAAGAAATTCGCGATCTGGTTCTGCAAGGGGCAACCGACAGATGGTCAGCTGAAACCGAAATACTATTATTTACCGCGGCCCGGCGCGATCACATCGAACGAACGATTTTACCCGCGCTAGCCCAAGGCAAAATTGTCATCTGCGATCGCTTTGCAGATTCAACCCGCATGTATCAAGGTATAAGCCGGGGAAATCTGCGGGCGCTCGTGGATCAGTTGCACCATCTTATGATCCCTTATGATCCCGATATTACGATTTTAATCGATATGGATCCGGAAATCGGATTGAAACGGGCGAAAGCGCGCGCAACATCAGAGGAACGCTTTGAAGATTTTGGTCTTGATCTGCAAAAACGCATGCGCAGCGGATTTTTAGAGTTAGCGCGTGAATTTGACACGCGTATCGCAGTTGTGAACGGCAATCGCGATATCCCAGAACTGGCAGAAACCATATATCAACGCGTTAAATTGGCCTTCTCATGA
- a CDS encoding DNA polymerase III subunit delta': MKDLEPLPLSDQISGAPHPSEAIEIFGQDSAQQQFLEAFDRGRLHHAWLLSGPRGIGKATLVWKIAKFLLTTPDPLAHDGLFGAMCQNVSKLETPPDHPALPRIMAGSEPTLYVLRRSYDEKRKRFKQNITVDDVRSLKSFFGLSAADGGARVVIIDAADDMTGSAANALLKMLEEPPKNAFLFLISHQPAALLPTLRSRCRELRLFALSQDMVQQALTQAKIHLSEEQSPLITRLSAGSAGQAIRLAQLDGDALYSALISTLHTLPNLNQSTALKLAESFAGQANSERFDLLIDLIDYILGQTAKTSLIPPDPDADPTALDQKLFTKLNKGSISARKWALVQQDISQRMLHGKAVNLDPVTLILDMFFKIEKCAAAL; the protein is encoded by the coding sequence ATGAAGGATCTTGAGCCCCTGCCTCTGTCGGATCAAATTTCAGGGGCGCCGCATCCTTCTGAAGCCATAGAAATTTTTGGTCAGGATAGCGCTCAACAACAATTTTTAGAGGCTTTTGACAGAGGCCGTTTGCATCACGCGTGGTTGTTAAGCGGCCCACGCGGCATTGGCAAAGCAACGCTTGTTTGGAAAATTGCCAAATTCCTGCTCACAACGCCAGATCCGCTCGCCCATGACGGCCTGTTTGGCGCGATGTGCCAAAACGTATCTAAATTGGAAACACCACCAGATCACCCAGCCCTGCCCCGTATAATGGCCGGTTCAGAGCCGACGCTTTACGTGCTTAGACGCAGCTATGATGAAAAGCGCAAACGCTTTAAACAAAATATTACGGTTGATGATGTGCGCAGCCTAAAAAGCTTTTTTGGCCTGTCAGCGGCCGATGGTGGCGCACGCGTGGTTATAATTGATGCCGCCGATGATATGACGGGCAGCGCCGCCAATGCGCTGTTAAAAATGCTGGAAGAGCCACCCAAAAACGCCTTTTTGTTTTTGATCAGCCATCAACCGGCCGCCCTCTTACCAACCCTGCGCTCGCGCTGCCGAGAGCTGCGCCTCTTTGCCTTATCCCAAGATATGGTGCAGCAAGCTCTGACCCAGGCAAAAATCCACCTTTCTGAAGAACAAAGCCCACTCATCACCCGCCTCTCTGCAGGGTCAGCCGGTCAAGCAATCCGTTTGGCACAGCTTGACGGAGATGCGCTTTACAGCGCTCTAATTTCCACTCTGCACACTTTACCTAATCTGAACCAAAGCACCGCTTTAAAATTAGCTGAAAGCTTTGCAGGGCAAGCAAATTCAGAGCGTTTTGATTTGTTGATCGACCTTATCGACTATATTTTAGGGCAAACTGCGAAAACCTCGCTTATCCCGCCGGATCCCGATGCCGATCCTACAGCTCTTGATCAAAAGCTGTTCACAAAACTTAATAAAGGATCAATAAGCGCCCGTAAATGGGCCCTCGTGCAACAAGATATTTCGCAACGAATGCTGCATGGAAAGGCGGTCAACCTTGACCCGGTGACATTGATCCTAGATATGTTCTTCAAGATAGAAAAATGTGCTGCAGCATTGTAA
- a CDS encoding YchF/TatD family DNA exonuclease, whose product MNIPPAITDSHCHLDFPDFADELDSIISRAQAAGVHRIVTICTKLQNEPSVRAIAERYAPVFYAAGIHPMSAADEPLVTLNELLALCEHKKMIGIGETGLDYYYSSDSAKIQKASLLVHIRAAQQSGLPLIIHARAADEEIADILSAEYKNAPYSCVMHCFSSGETLARRCLDLGFYLSLSGITAFPKSDQLRAIFKLAPQERLLVETDSPYLAPPPHRGRRNEPAYVALTARAAADFFGQDYAAFASQVEKNFNQLFAKAAAYEAKQ is encoded by the coding sequence ATGAACATACCCCCCGCGATCACTGATAGCCATTGCCATCTGGATTTTCCAGATTTCGCCGATGAGCTTGATTCTATAATAAGCCGAGCGCAGGCCGCGGGCGTGCATCGCATCGTCACGATTTGCACGAAGTTGCAGAATGAACCTTCTGTGCGCGCTATCGCAGAGCGATATGCGCCCGTTTTTTATGCGGCGGGCATTCATCCGATGAGCGCAGCAGATGAACCTTTGGTCACGCTTAATGAACTGCTCGCGCTTTGTGAGCACAAAAAAATGATAGGGATCGGGGAAACAGGGCTTGATTATTATTATTCAAGCGACAGCGCAAAGATTCAAAAAGCCTCGCTTTTGGTGCATATACGCGCAGCGCAACAAAGCGGATTGCCCTTGATTATCCACGCCCGTGCAGCGGATGAAGAGATCGCTGACATTTTGAGCGCTGAGTATAAAAATGCGCCCTATTCTTGTGTAATGCATTGTTTTTCCTCTGGCGAAACCTTGGCGCGCAGATGTTTGGATTTGGGGTTTTACCTGTCACTTTCTGGAATCACAGCCTTCCCCAAAAGCGATCAATTGCGGGCAATTTTTAAATTGGCGCCGCAAGAGCGGCTTTTGGTGGAAACCGACAGCCCCTATTTGGCGCCGCCACCCCATCGTGGCAGGCGCAATGAACCTGCATATGTGGCGCTTACCGCCCGCGCGGCGGCGGATTTTTTTGGACAAGACTATGCTGCATTTGCCTCGCAGGTTGAGAAAAATTTCAACCAACTTTTTGCAAAAGCTGCCGCCTATGAGGCCAAGCAATGA